One window of the Hippoglossus hippoglossus isolate fHipHip1 chromosome 9, fHipHip1.pri, whole genome shotgun sequence genome contains the following:
- the smn1 gene encoding survival motor neuron protein 1 isoform X1 yields the protein MANGCEDTLFTRGSAQSDDSDIWDDTALIKAYDKAVASFKTALKGEDEPQASKKDQPGKKRKNNKKNQSRKRTNAPPDKEWQVGDSCCAYWSEDGQLYAATISSIDEKSATCTVVYTDYGNQEEQKLEDLLAEISEGDEETNVKVNEAESSTEGSESSTPNRHKQQTHSKAQKSKAPKEPPPMWAPGFPGFPPGPPPMHAFKQKGTRRCGDHGPVPPPWPPMMPFGPPMIPPPPPMSPDMVDDEALGSVLISWYMSGYHTGYYLVRAQRLTGLLWAIKEVTVVFTGSVSCIMQ from the exons ATGGCGAATGGCTGCGAAGACACGTTGTTTACCCGCGGATCTGCTCAG AGTGATGACTCTGACATCTGGGATGACACAGCACTCATTAAGGCTTATGACAAGGCAGTAGCATCCTTCAAG ACTGCCCTTAAAGGTGAAGATGAGCCACAAGCGTCGAAAAAAGACCAACCAGGGAAAAAacgcaaaaacaacaaaaagaaccAGAGCAGGAAAAGGACCAACGCACCGCCAGATAAAGAA TGGCAGGTCGGGGACTCGTGCTGTGCTTACTGGTCAGAGGATGGTCAGCTCTATGCAGCCACAATCTCCTCTATAGACGAGAAGAGTGCCACCTGTACGGTTGTTTATACAGACTACGGCAACCAGGAGGAGCAGAAACTTGAAGACCTGCTAGCAGAGATTTCAGAGGGTGATGAGGAAACAAATGTCAAG GTAAATGAGGCTGAATCATCAACAGAGGGGAGTGAGTCCTCCACACCAAACCgacacaaacaacagacacacagtaaAGCCCAGAAGTCCAAGGCCCCCAAAGAACCTCCTCCTATGTGGGCTCCTGGCTTCCCCGGGTTTCCTCCAGGTCCACCCCCCATGCATGCTTTCAAACAG AAGGGAACCAGGCGATGTGGTGATCATGGACCTGTACCTCCTCCCTGGCCTCCCATGATGCCGTTTGGTCCACCA ATgatccctccacctccacccatGAGCCCCGACATGGTGGATGATGAGGCCTTGGGCAGTGTGCTCATCTCCTGGTACATGAGTGGATATCACACAGGATACTATCTGGTACGTGCACAGAGGCTAACTGGCTTATTATGGGCTATAAAAGAGGTAACAGTTGTATTTACAGGCTCAGTCTCTTGTATCATGCAGTGA
- the smn1 gene encoding survival motor neuron protein 1 isoform X2 has protein sequence MANGCEDTLFTRGSAQSDDSDIWDDTALIKAYDKAVASFKTALKGEDEPQASKKDQPGKKRKNNKKNQSRKRTNAPPDKEWQVGDSCCAYWSEDGQLYAATISSIDEKSATCTVVYTDYGNQEEQKLEDLLAEISEGDEETNVKVNEAESSTEGSESSTPNRHKQQTHSKAQKSKAPKEPPPMWAPGFPGFPPGPPPMHAFKQKGTRRCGDHGPVPPPWPPMMPFGPPMIPPPPPMSPDMVDDEALGSVLISWYMSGYHTGYYLGLKQGRKEAANWTKLHHK, from the exons ATGGCGAATGGCTGCGAAGACACGTTGTTTACCCGCGGATCTGCTCAG AGTGATGACTCTGACATCTGGGATGACACAGCACTCATTAAGGCTTATGACAAGGCAGTAGCATCCTTCAAG ACTGCCCTTAAAGGTGAAGATGAGCCACAAGCGTCGAAAAAAGACCAACCAGGGAAAAAacgcaaaaacaacaaaaagaaccAGAGCAGGAAAAGGACCAACGCACCGCCAGATAAAGAA TGGCAGGTCGGGGACTCGTGCTGTGCTTACTGGTCAGAGGATGGTCAGCTCTATGCAGCCACAATCTCCTCTATAGACGAGAAGAGTGCCACCTGTACGGTTGTTTATACAGACTACGGCAACCAGGAGGAGCAGAAACTTGAAGACCTGCTAGCAGAGATTTCAGAGGGTGATGAGGAAACAAATGTCAAG GTAAATGAGGCTGAATCATCAACAGAGGGGAGTGAGTCCTCCACACCAAACCgacacaaacaacagacacacagtaaAGCCCAGAAGTCCAAGGCCCCCAAAGAACCTCCTCCTATGTGGGCTCCTGGCTTCCCCGGGTTTCCTCCAGGTCCACCCCCCATGCATGCTTTCAAACAG AAGGGAACCAGGCGATGTGGTGATCATGGACCTGTACCTCCTCCCTGGCCTCCCATGATGCCGTTTGGTCCACCA ATgatccctccacctccacccatGAGCCCCGACATGGTGGATGATGAGGCCTTGGGCAGTGTGCTCATCTCCTGGTACATGAGTGGATATCACACAGGATACTATCTG ggTTTGAAACAAGGTCGCAAAGAAGCTGCCAACTGGACAAAACTGCACcacaaatga
- the LOC117767491 gene encoding intraflagellar transport protein 25 homolog: MELPILTSNYENQRSYSSPSDPLKMTDSSLSSLGAKVVVASSSDENHPPENIIDGNTQSFWMSTGLFPQEFIVRFSEPTSISAVTVDSHNVKQLRIEKNTSQNASQFEFVTEKDFEHTEGHLQSNTLSLNGSSAIHLRFIITTGYDYFVSVHRVTVQN, translated from the exons ATGGAATTACCGATATTAACTTCAAACTACGAGAACCAGAGATCCTACTCTTCACCGAGCGACCCGCTGAAGATGACCGACTCCTCTCTGAGTTCTCTGGGGGCCAAAGTTGTTGTTGCTTCGTCCAGCGATGAAAACCACCCTCCAGAAAACATCATCGACGG AAACACTCAATCGTTTTGGATGTCCACCGGGTTGTTTCCTCAGGAGTTTATCGTCCGCTTCTCTGAGCCCACGAGCATTTCCGCGGTGACAGTGGACAGCCACAACG tcAAGCAGCTAAGGATTGAAAAGAACACCTCACAAAATGCCTCTCAGTTTGAGTTTGTCACAGAGAAAG ACTTTGAACATACGGAAGGGCATCTTCAGTCAAACACTCTTTCA CTCAATGGAAGCAGCGCAATCCACCTTCGTTTTATCATCACGACAGGATATGATTACTTTGTTTCAGTTCACAGAGTCACTGTACAAAATTGA